A stretch of DNA from Pseudomonas sp. HN11:
CCGGGCGATCTCGCGGGCAAACACCCACGGTTTGGAGGTCGCGACATACAGCTGCCGACCTTGGTCGCTCAAATCTTCCAGCAGCGCCAGCACACCATCGAACACGCGGTTCTCATACAGTCCGGTAACTTTGAAACGCTCACGATAGAAATTCACCGCCTCCCATGCCTTGGCTTCATCGAAACCATAGAACTGCATGAATGCTTGCAGCAAAGGCGGGCCGATGAAGTGTTCGAGCTTGGTCAGGTCCGGCTCTTCAATCCCCAGTTTGCCGAGTGCGTACTGGATCGAGCGGGTAATGCCCTCGCGCGGGTCGGTGAGGGTACCATCCAGGTCGAACAGCACGGTTTGGTAATTCATTGATCGAATCCTTCAGCCAGGTGCAGGTCTTTGAGCTTCACGTAGTTCGCAGCGCTGTAGGTGAAAAAGGCGCGTTCCTTGTCAGTCAGCGGGCGGATCTGTTTAACCGGGCTGCCGACATACAAAAAACCGCTTTCGAGTTTCTTTCCCGGCGGTACCAGGCTGCCGGCCCCGATGATGATGTCGTCTTCCACCACGGCGCCGTCCATTACGATGCTGCCCATGCCGATCAGGATGCGACTGCCCACAGTGCAGCCATGCAACATGACTTTATGGGCGATAGTCACGTCGTCGCCGATCAGCAACGGGAAGCCATCCGGATTGAAGGGGCCAGCATGGGTGATGTGCAGCACGCAGCCATCCTGCACGCTGGTGCGCGCACCGATGCGGATGCGGTGCATGTCGCCGCGAATTACGGTCAGCGGCCACACGGAGCTGTCAGCGCCGATTTCGACATCGCCGATCACCACCGCCGAAATATCGACAAAAGCCCCGGCGCCCAGGGCTGGCGTGTGGTTCTGATAGGTGCGAAGGGTCACGATAGCCTCTCTCTCTTCTGCTGATAGCTGCGGTGGGTGTTGATTGTAATTAAGATGGCCCCATCTTTGTCTTATCAGTTTCTTCAGCCAAGGTGCCAACCGTGAGCGCGAACAACCCGCTTCTGCAGTCCTACGACCTGCCGCCGTTTTCGGCGATCCGTGCCGAGCACGTCCAGCCGGCCATCGAACAGATCCTCGCCGACAACCGTGTTGCCATCGAAGACATCCTGCAAAGCCAGGGTAAAAATCCGACGTGGGCCGGGCTGGTCCTGGCCATGGACGAACTGAATGACCGCCTGGGCGCCGCCTGGAGCCCGGTCAGCCACCTCAATGCCGTGTGCAACAGCCCCGAACTGCGCGAAGCCTATGAAAGCTGCCTGCCGGCGTTGAGCGCTTACTCCACCGAGATGGGCCAGAACCGCGAGCTGTTCCAAGCCTTCGAGGCCCTGGCTAACAGCCCGGAAGCCGCCGGTTTCGACGTGGCGCAAAAAACCATTCTGGAACACTCCCTGCGCGATTTTCGCCTGTCGGGCATCGACCTGCCGCCGGAGCAGCAAAAGCGCTACGCCGAAGTGCAGAGCAAACTGTCCGAGTTGGGCAGCAAATTCTCCAACCAGTTGCTGGACGCCACCCAGGCCTGGACCAAACACGTCACCGACGAAGCCACCCTCACCGGCCTGACCGATTCGGCCAAGGCGCAAATGGTGGCCGCCGCCCAGGCCAAAGGCCTCGACGGTTGGCTGATCACCCTGGAATTCCCGAGCTACTACGCGGTGATGACCTACGCCCAGGATCGCGCCCTGCGTGAAGAAGTCTACGCAGCCTACTGCACCCGTGCGTCGGACCAAGGCCCGAATGCCGGTCAGAACGATAACGGCCCGGTGATGGAACAGATCCTCGATCTGCGTCAGGAGTTGGCCAAGCTGCTGGGCTACACCTCCTTCTCCGAGCTGAGCCTGGCCACCAAAATGGCCGAGTCCAGCGACCAGGTGCTGAGCTTCCTGCGCGACCTGGCCAAGCGCAGCAAGCCGTTTGCCGCCCAGGACCTGCAACAGCTCAAGGCCTACGCCGCCGAACAGGGCTGCGCCGATCTGCAAAGCTGGGACAGCGGTTTCTACGGCGAAAAACTGCGTGAGCAGCGTTACAGCGTGTCCCAGGAAGCCCTGCGCGCCTATTTCCCGATCGACAAAGTGTTGAGCGGTTTGTTCGCCATCGTGCAACGTCTGTACGGCATTGAAATCGCCGAGCAAAAAGGCTTCGACACCTGGCACCCGGATGTCCGCCTGTTTGAAATCAAGGAAAATGGCCAGCACGTCGGCCGCTTCTTCTTCGACCTGTACGCCCGCGCCAACAAGCGTGGCGGCGCGTGGATGGACGGCGCACGTGACCGTCGCCGCAAGGTCGACGGTGTGCTGCAAAGCCCGGTGGCCAATCTGGTCTGCAACTTCACCCCGGCTGACAGCGGCAAGCCTGCCCTGCTGACCCATGATGAAGTCACCACGCTGTTTCACGAATTCGGCCATGGCCTGCACCATCTGTTGACCCGCGTTGAACACGCCGGTGTGTCCGGTATCAACGGCGTGGCCTGGGATGCGGTGGAGTTGCCGAGCCAGTTCATGGAGAACTGGTGCTGGGAGCCGGAAGGCCTGGCGCTGATCTCCGGTCACTACGAAACCGGCGAGGCACTGCCCCAGGACTTGTTGGAAAAAATGCTCGCAGCCAAAAACTTCCAGTCCGGCCTGATGATGGTGCGTCAGTTGGAGTTCTCGCTGTTCGACTTCGAACTGCATGCTACCCACGGTGATGGTCGCAGCGTGGCCCAGGTGCTGGAAGGCGTGCGCGATGAGGTGTCGGTGATGCGCCCGCCCGCCTACAACCGTTTCCCCAACAGCTTCGCGCACATCTTCGCCGGTGGTTACGCGGCGGGTTACTACAGCTATAAGTGGGCCGAAGTGCTGTCGGCGGATGCCTTCTCCAAGTTTGAAGAAGAGGGTGTGCTCAACGCTGAGACTGGCCGCGCCTTCCGCGAGGCGATCCTGGCGCGAGGCGGTTCCCAGGCGCCGATGGTGCTGTTCGTCGACTTCCGCGGACGTGAGCCGTCGATCGACGCACTCTTGCGCCACAGCGGCCTGAGCGAGGACGCGGCAGCATGAGTGAAGGGCCTGTGATTACCAAAAAACAATTTATCGCCGGGGCGGTCTGCCCGGCGTGCAGCGAGCCGGACAAGCTGAAGATGTGGACCGAGGACAACGTGCCGCACCGTGAGTGCGTGGCCTGCGGCTATACCGACACGCTGAATGATCAAGGGTTGTCGGTGCCCAGGGAATTGGGCACGCGGGTCAATACCACGGCGTTGAAAGCACCGGCGGACCCGAAGGTGCAGGCGGTGCAGTTTTTTCCTAATCCGAAGCTGAAAAAAGACTGACGGCCCCCCTGGGGTACCGCCTCAGGGGGACGATTTACCCGTTGTTTCATCTGCTTGTATGCGGTCTGATCAACCCCCCACCCTATCGGCTAAACCTCATGATGTCCGTCGGGATTTGATAGTCGTCATGCATTTCAGGGCTTCGCCTTGCTCGTGACGGACTTGGCCGCTGTGTTTGTGCTTTGTTCTATTGGACAAGCCATAGGCTTTAACATTATTAAGTAGCGCATAAGTATTACGCTGAAAGATAACCGTGATCAGCTTTAATACTGCCAGGCAAATTTATCTATAATTCCTGTAGGGTTGCTGAAATATAAAGCACTTATGAAATGCGTGTTTACAAAGACCTATGGAACGCCTCGCGTGGCGATAGTCACACAGTAAGCTCATATCTATTCCGTATGCTTACGGCTATTTGTCCTACAGGAGAATCATCTTGACCGTAGTAAGAGAATCCAAAAATTATGTACCTCTGCTGATGCCAGGACCGGATAGCAATACACCTAAGTCGGAGGGTGTTCCTGAGCAACGCTTTGTTCAACCGCTAACCCCAAAGTCCCGGATGACTGCAGAAGAAACGAAGGCGAAAGATACCTTTAGGAAACAAGTATTAATCCATCATGAACATGCGAATAGTGCTGGCCCGAGCCGAAGGAAACGCGACGCCAGCGTTTATCATCAAAAAACGCCTATCGGACAAGCGCTAGAAAAAGAAGCGACGGAAATAAAAAAAGCGCAGACCGAGTGGGAAAAAAAATATGGGAATATCCCCGGCGACCCTTCAATGACTACGGCGCAACATATTAGTGACTTTGATGCTGTGTTCGACAGGTATGAAGGTGACGCATTGCTCGCACACGAAACTTCAAAAACGATGAAGGCACAAACAGGGGACGATCTGAGGGGACCATCACCACAAGTTGTCGTACCCGGAAAGTCTACGATTTATCCGTTCAAGCTTCAGGTGTCTGCCGCGTTCACCAACCGAATACTGCGCGATTGGACGGTTGACAACAAGATAGATTCCGCCAGCCTTCGGTACGACACTTCAACGAACGTTTTTCATGCCAAGACACTTGATGGTAAAGACCTGAGTTACACGCCCAGTGAGTTTGCCTCAAACTTCCCAAGCTATAAAGAGGCACTTGATCCCATCGTTGAGATTGCAAAAGTCGTTGCTCCAAAGGGGGGTGTCCAGCTTCAGAAATATC
This window harbors:
- a CDS encoding gamma carbonic anhydrase family protein, translating into MTLRTYQNHTPALGAGAFVDISAVVIGDVEIGADSSVWPLTVIRGDMHRIRIGARTSVQDGCVLHITHAGPFNPDGFPLLIGDDVTIAHKVMLHGCTVGSRILIGMGSIVMDGAVVEDDIIIGAGSLVPPGKKLESGFLYVGSPVKQIRPLTDKERAFFTYSAANYVKLKDLHLAEGFDQ
- a CDS encoding HAD family hydrolase codes for the protein MNYQTVLFDLDGTLTDPREGITRSIQYALGKLGIEEPDLTKLEHFIGPPLLQAFMQFYGFDEAKAWEAVNFYRERFKVTGLYENRVFDGVLALLEDLSDQGRQLYVATSKPWVFAREIARHFDFAKHFKVIYGSELDGTRTNKVELIAHLMSEEGLDPATTLMIGDRKHDLIGARSNGLDSAAVGYGFGSFEELTAEAPTWHFETLQQMHQAFLQR
- the prlC gene encoding oligopeptidase A, producing the protein MSANNPLLQSYDLPPFSAIRAEHVQPAIEQILADNRVAIEDILQSQGKNPTWAGLVLAMDELNDRLGAAWSPVSHLNAVCNSPELREAYESCLPALSAYSTEMGQNRELFQAFEALANSPEAAGFDVAQKTILEHSLRDFRLSGIDLPPEQQKRYAEVQSKLSELGSKFSNQLLDATQAWTKHVTDEATLTGLTDSAKAQMVAAAQAKGLDGWLITLEFPSYYAVMTYAQDRALREEVYAAYCTRASDQGPNAGQNDNGPVMEQILDLRQELAKLLGYTSFSELSLATKMAESSDQVLSFLRDLAKRSKPFAAQDLQQLKAYAAEQGCADLQSWDSGFYGEKLREQRYSVSQEALRAYFPIDKVLSGLFAIVQRLYGIEIAEQKGFDTWHPDVRLFEIKENGQHVGRFFFDLYARANKRGGAWMDGARDRRRKVDGVLQSPVANLVCNFTPADSGKPALLTHDEVTTLFHEFGHGLHHLLTRVEHAGVSGINGVAWDAVELPSQFMENWCWEPEGLALISGHYETGEALPQDLLEKMLAAKNFQSGLMMVRQLEFSLFDFELHATHGDGRSVAQVLEGVRDEVSVMRPPAYNRFPNSFAHIFAGGYAAGYYSYKWAEVLSADAFSKFEEEGVLNAETGRAFREAILARGGSQAPMVLFVDFRGREPSIDALLRHSGLSEDAAA
- a CDS encoding YheV family putative zinc ribbon protein, giving the protein MSEGPVITKKQFIAGAVCPACSEPDKLKMWTEDNVPHRECVACGYTDTLNDQGLSVPRELGTRVNTTALKAPADPKVQAVQFFPNPKLKKD